The window gtaatgttaattttttaaatttaaatttaacttcacAGTCATCACATACAAGACAATGGCTACACTATggtatgccacatgtattataatataaatgttatttttttttttgctaggggctttacgtcgcaccgacacagataggtcttatggcgacgatgggataggaaaggcctaggagttggaaggaagcggccgtggccttaattaaggtacagccccatcatttgcctggtgtgaaaatgggaaaccacgcaaaaccattttcagggctgccgatagtgggattcgaacctactatctcccagatgcaagctcacagccataaatgttattataggcctagctacctatacagaatttctaacctcttcaataattgtgacttgtaggcctatttataccacgtataaatctaaattttgaagtcttacgtcaggtagtcagactctgaatataacaaatacggATAGGCATTTATGCACATagaataagcaaaataaataacatcttaaaacattggactagtctattcttttttttttctatttgctttacgttgcactgacgcagatatgtcttatggcggcgatgggatacgaaaggcctaggaatgggaaggaagtggccgtggccttaattaaggtacagccccagcatttgcgtggtgtgaaaatgggaaaccacggaaaaccatcttcagggctgccgacagtggggttcgaacccactacctgccgattactggatactggatgcacttaagcgactgcagctatcgagctcggtctagtcTGTTCTTAATTGAAACAATAATACAACAAtttccttcatctatcagctgattgagtacctGGCtgaaacatggcggctggactggacttggccacactgtacagaCAGAGTCTCTGtaatttcatgcctacttgcctgcTATCTACAGAACCAGCCTGCAACTATCTACACGCTGTCCCGTGAGGCTGTGAATAACCTCCAGCGCGATCTAAATGTTTAACTGGAACTACCGAAGGCTCCATCGGGGTGGGTCACGGCTGTTCACGTcggctgacgtcattgtgacgtagaATCCTCACGCGGAGCGCAATTTTTCGCTTGAATACATATCTGGCGATGTGAGGAGTGTATAGAAGCGATATGGGAGAAATGTTAATTGCATTGGTGTGGATGCATGGTGATATCTGTGATATAGGTTCGATTAAATATAGAGACCACAAAAAATGAGGCACAAAGCATGGGACGAAATTCACAGGTGACcactaaaatgaaataatgttaataGGCAACAAGTGAAAAAAAAATCACCTGCATTTAAAAtagtaatataataatgataagaagaagaagaagaagaagaagaagaagaatgtagtccacctttgtggtgtagtggttagtgtgattaactgtaacccccggaggcgcgggttccattcccggctctgctacgaaatttgaaaagtggtacgaaggttggaacggggtccactcagcctcgggaggtcaactgagtaagggggtgttcgattcccacctcagccagacTCGAAATGGTTTCCCGTCTTCTCCCATTTCTCCtacaggctaatgccgggatgatacctaacttaaggccatggccacttccttccctgttccttatctatcccttccgatcttcccatgcccccacaatgcccctgttcagcatagcaggtgaggccgcctgggtgtggTACTGATCCTCCactctagttgtatcccccgacacaaagtctcacgctccaggacactgcccttgaggtggtagaggtgggacccctcgctgagtccgagggataaagcaaccctggaggatgacggattaagaaagaaagaaaaagaattaataataaaaagtaaactcgtgtcctcataccgaggtggtgcagctctgttcaggcacactcccagcggaagtgagccgcatgtaccattccaaccacatacgaGCCTTACTGCCAAtgttaaatttctggcggtaccgggaatcgaacccgggcctcagaggacggtagctaataatgcTAAGCGTTACGGTACGGAGGCggacagaattaataataataataataataataataataataataataataataataataataataatcttatcttAAGCATACATCTAACTTATATTCGCTGCAAACAGCTCctgtggatcggtggtagtgtcggcctcgggaccccaaggtagcgggttcaaacccaggagGGTTAGTTGtattttcgaagggcggaaaaagtccatttggcactccaCGTCGTAagatttcggcatgtaaaagacctctggtgacacatttggtgctcacccgacaaaattaattctcaactatagacgcccaagagagattcgcttTACTCTGCCGTCTAGCAGGCGTAGATTAAAACGGaaggtcgaaattgacgaacaagcaaccagatggcgtcgaatgaaaatgtttgcacacggtagcttaggacataggattattattattattattattattattattattattattattattattcactgtgtataatatattcagtaatttcatcattgtccgcctctgtggtgtattggttagtgtgattagctgacactcctggaggcccgggttcaattcaggcctctgccacgaaatttgaaaagtgataccagggctgtaacggggtccactcagcctcgggaggtcaactgagtagaggtgggttcgattcctacctcagccatcctggaagtggttttgcgtggtttagcacttctcctccaggcaaatgccgggatggtacctaccttagggcctcggccgcttccttccctcttccttgtctatccctttcaatcttcccatcccccaccgagagacgcatgttcagcatagcaggtgaggctatgtgtgtgtgtgtccgtgcgcgctagtggctttacgtcgcaccgacacagataggtcttatggcgacgatgaggtagggaagggctaggagttgaaggaagtggctgtggccttaattaaggcacagccccagcatttgcctcgtgtgaaaatgggaaaccacggaaaaccatcttcagggctgccgacagtgggattcgaacccactatctcccggatgcaagctcacagctcagctgcgcgctcctaaccgcatagccaactcgacCGGTAAAATTTAATTCTTCCTTGTTCAATCGGAAGTACAGTACATTTGAAATCTTTCTGGATGTCCAGTTAGCTTACTAAATTGTAATATTCTCACTTTTCTTCCATCCGCAAATTCGTGCGGCAGACAGTAATCATGGCAACAGAAACAGCACAGACATTTTAAAGCTCATCAGAATCCGATGAAGTGAACTATTCTAGCTTGCCATCAGGCGAAGCGGGAGCGTGAGGACAGTATGTTTCCTGCCTTCATGCCACATGCAGTGACGtcatcaacctcccctccacgctGACTCAGCTCAGTGTGAGTTCACGTGATATGACTGGTGCTTTTCCGCTGTATCTGGCGACGTGGCGTGTGGATAGTAGCTGTTTCTTTTAGCGATATGGAAGAAACGTTAATTGAATTGGTGCGGGTACATGCGAATTTGTATGATACAGGTTCAATTAACTATAGGAACCAGCAAATGCGGCACGAGGCATGGGAGGAAATAGGAAAGGAGTTAAAGATGACAGGTAagcactaaaatgaaataattttactaGGCATTCAGTCTGTGGAAATAATCACTTGCATTTATGATtattatcccaataataataataataataataataataataataataataattgagatacTACATATTATATGGATCTACCTATACAAATTAAGCTGTTGAATTAGGAATTCTGTGTAGAATTCTTCCGAATCAGTTAAATGCTGCAGAACGTAAGTTTCCGGGCGCAGTTGATCAGGTTAATGCGGCAAGGGATTTTTTTTTTGGCGCAACATGTTATGCTGGCAACATGCAACAAACACAACTTTCTCGACAGTTTTTGGTTGAATTTCTAAAAattgaatgttattgtttttgcgtcccactaactacttttaacggttttcggagacgccgaagtgccggaattttgtctcggaggagttgttttacgtggcaATGAATCTACatacacgaggttggcgtatttgagcaccttcaaatatcaccgtactgaaccagggtcgaacctaccaagctggggtcagaaggccagcgtctgaaccgtctgagccactcagcccggcgaatgccGAAAGGTTTTAGAAATAATCTCCAGCGAGAACTTAGAATTCCGAAATAATTTTCTACCACCCTTCAAGCTCTCGACAATTTTTTGGGGAGTTTATTTTCATTTCCTCGAAGGTGGTACCGACTGTACGGACGAAGTAGGAATGTTTTAAAAGGTAAAGCTTTATCACCTATTATCACAAACGGATGAGGTTCTCCCACTTGCGTATAAAGGGGCGCAAGTCAAAATATTCGCTGTGCTTGGCTAAAGCTTCTGTCCGATTATTGATTCGTAAAAGATGCTGCCATCACTGTTTCGTCCGTTGCAAGGAATTTATACTCAGCATCAGCTAGAGCCAAGAGAACTACAGAATTATTGCCTTTATAATTATTAAATGCAGAACCAGAATTTATTGGGCACCTTTGCTTCCCAACTATGACTGCAATGTAGTTCGGAAAGTTCCATGACACCTTGAACTTTTCTGCTGATTTTCTCCAAATCCCTTCTGTGGGTTCAAGCTTTGCAATACTCGAGTTTAGGCattaattacaaatgaaccgatacacctatttcatttttttacaattggctttacgtcgcaccgacacagataggtcctatggcgacgatgggagaggcaagggctaggagtgggaagacagcggccgtggccttaattaaggtgcagccccagcatttgcctggtgtgaagatgggaaaccatggaaaaccaccttcagggctacggacagtggggttcgaacccactacctctcggatgcaagctcacagctgcgcgcccctaaccgcacggccaactcgcccggtatctcaaAATGAGTTATTTTCCTTGTTTACTTCTGCATCAGAGTGTGTAAGTgtgaagttcattaattattttttatttgtggttgtagtaaatattgacttcttctctaggaaccgttcacttaaaaatatatacatgtaaCACTACTAGTCTGATGgtgttgaaatttgtatatgttaTAGCCACATGCATTCGTAGTGTAATACTCGAGTTATAACTTTTTTTCAACCAACCCGAggaaagttcttatcatttttctacagTAACTTTTTCTCAGTCgtggataaacgtacaacaggaaacttgggcttgttttgaaggactcagtcgtggttatcagaaactacgaTCACTGAAACCAAACAGTGTGATACTGAattaatttaatggcgtgtggcctccgaagaggcctggagcaggtcttttgagttgacgcagtataggcgacctgcgcgtctatgaggatggagccctacctatgatgaattctaatgatgaatacggcacacacacacccaacccccgagctatcggaattaaccaatgaaggttaaaacccccgagccggccggaaatcgaatccgggactctctggactaaaggccaccacgctaaccaattagccatggagccggacatattgaaTTTacgaagagtaatattgatggcaAGTTATTTGTGCGTTGAACCGTGCGATTGACAGCAAAATCATTgacataaattcagtatcacactgtacggtttcagtggTTGTAGTTTCTAATAACTACGacacgctggcctttggttcaaggagccccgggttcgattaccggtcgggtcggggattttaaccttaattggttatttccgctggctcggggactgtgtgtgtgtgtgtgtgtgtgtgtgtcgtccttaagcagaaaatgaaacgaaaacaaggaaagaatgagaaaaaagagaaaatatcggtaaaaataaaaaaattaaaaaagttggTAAAAAAAACCTGAGTGCTTCAAACcaagcccaagtttcctgttgtacgtttatccacGACTGAGAAAAAGTTGCTGTAGAAAAGTGATAAGAACTTTCcttggggtggttgaaaaaaacttgagtattacactacgaatacatgtggCTATAACATAAAAATTTCATTTCCATCAGATATGTGGTTTTCCATGTATATATTGTTAAGTGAGCGGTTTCTAGAGAAGAAACCAAAAACCCGAACATTATTTAAAACTACCGCAAaaaaaatgaacttcaaaaacaatttgtttCATAAGCTCTAATGCAAAATTAAACAAgggaaatattggtataactcattttCCAGCAGAACTATAGTAACAGGCACTCAAGGTTTAGTAACACGAAGCACCACTAGGTGGCGCACTTGAGTTGACTGTCGCACTAGTAGCGCTAAGAGggagcgccgagaggaacgacaatgctgccaactatTGGTTGGGGACCCTTTCTTTCCTATAGCTGTGTATTCTTGCTGATTTGCAATGGCTGTTTGTGGAGGTTGTGACATTAAATGATTAAGTTTTCAAGCGATTTTTAGGAGAACCAGGATAATTTAATTCTGTTCCTTGAACGACATAATTTAATTAGTACGACCAGGAATTGCGGCAAGTGCGGTCGCAGTGTGAAACTGAGTACTGGTATGCTTAGAGACAAAAGAATTATTGTTTTTTCGTGCCGTCGTCACGTTGAAAGCGGGAAACAGTGCGGGTGGAAAGAGAGTGCTAGAAAGAACACATTCTTTGCTGACTCAAAACTTGCCATATTTGACATCGCACTATTTTGTGTCCTTTGTTGCAATCTGCCCAAGCCTATCACTCCTTTCATCGGGCAAGAATTAGGTTTATCTCCAAACACTATAGTTGATTGGTGCAGTCTTTGTCGGGAGGAAACATTGGCTACACACCAACAAGCAGAAAATTGGTGGTCCTGGCGTTTTCGTTGAAATCGACGAAAGTAAATTCGGGAAATCTAAATACAACAGGGGACGACATACTGAGGGACAGTGGGTGTTTGGTGGTGCTGAACGGGGAAACTGCAAAAACTATTTTTCTGTGCCTGTTGAAAGACACGACAAAGATACGTTGCTTGCCGTTATTCAAAAACTAATAAATGACTTTTATTTCTCGCGCCGTGACCCTTTTAAACTTCCCTGGCCGCTTCATAATTTTTTTTCTGCAATGGCTGGTaacaaattctcggcctcatcctaggtgtcaatgacgtcagcctcttccatacgtgaaccaatcaccgttataagcaatggagtatggcgtctaaaagagtatttttggttataaaagtaaatgtacttctaggggggGGGATGATcactggcaagcgtattgaacacatctctcttccacgatcattttaaggtgagaatagcagcatttaaagtaacattttatgtaCTAATCCTTGAGTACCGGTAACTATATTTCTACCATTTTCCAATATACCTATCGGTTCGTTAGTAATTAAACATTAAACTCGAGTGTCCATTAAAAAAAATCCGACATTAAGTCCCATTTTGCTCCAAATGCTGTTGTAGACCTCGATTATAATCTTGCGAACAGTGATAAAACCCAGTCGGAAGCTGAAGCCCAAACCTCTGAAAGAACTTCCAGTAgtcaaaaatatgtatttattaataaaCAGTCTGAATACAACggcatttctttattattattattattattattattattattattattattattattattcccttcatTCCCTCTTCCAATACCTGAAAGGATGAGATATCGAATATCTCTAAATGGTATTTCCCATACGGTAGCTATTAGCCTAATGTTAGTTCGTGCCTTCTATTTTTACAGCTCAAAATGCCAAAGAAACGTGGGATAAGTTGCGAAGATGCTACCTAAATGCACTAAGTCGACGTCGTACGAAGAGAAGTGTAGATGACGCCAAGAAAATAACACCTTGGAAGTTTGAACTCCAAATGGCTTTCCTTCTTCCGTTTATGGAAAAGAGAGACTCTCAGAGTTACGCTGCGATATCTGAAGATGCGGTGACTACAGACAATTTGACTGAAGATGTAACTACTGACGATGAAACAGCTGAACATTCGACTGGTGAAACTGGGACTGCTGAAGAACCAAGTTGCTCGCAAGAAAGCAAACATGATGTGATTGGTAACTTTGGTAACGTCCAAAGTGCAAATCGCAGGAAACGACCACGAAATGAGGCAATGGCCGCTgaaattatcaaaataatgaatGAGATCAAAGACATGAAGAAGGAGAAGATAGCAAGACGTCAGGAAAGGGAACATATGGACGATACCGATAAGTTCTTTTTGCACATGGCCGGTATTACTAAAACATTGCCGCCAATTCAACAGACGAAAATTAAACTTTTGATTAGTAATGCTGTTCTGCAAGCTCAGATTAAGTGCCAAGAAAGTTCATCAACATCTGATCCACAGTTTTTTTCTTGCGTTACTTGTACATTGTGATTAAATTGGCCTTAATGGAAGTAAATCACTACATCTTTTATGAATTATTTAGTTTTCATACAAATTTATCTGAGTTATTTGATagaacccggatttttatgcatgaataggttagaatgcaaacttactgaagcgagtagcaagtatagtctaccttcacaccgtctatgctatggggtttgcataaacattatggatacggcccatcagaacccctataatttatgttacccttgctacattacggaagagcgggtggccgacactccctactaagcaaattagtttgcagtctaacttgttactgcataaaaatccgggctttaaataTAACCCACGAAGCTTACTTTACATTTCAAtcactgtaaaaattgtattactTATTTTTTTGTCAttgtacttcatttttaatttaatgtgTTCTTATTATCAAATTTCTGACGTTTGTATTCAACCATTAGCATTCTAAGTTTAGAGTGTACCGGTGTTTATATATTTGTTAATATATGTATTTACTTAAAATGAACAATAGAATATTCTAGTTTTAATTACTCAATTTTCAGGCAAAATTATACCATATGGCGTCAAAGAGTGAATATTATaatagtaaattcgtgtcctcatcccgaggtgttgcagctctgtTTAGGCACAcccctccaatggaggtgagcaacATGTACCGATTCAACCACATATCAACCCTCCTGaaaatcttaaatttctggtagtaccgggaatcgacccagggccaccgaggacggcagccaataatgctaaccgttacgctacggaggcggccaaaataataataataatagtaataataataataataataataataataataataataataataataatacatctacgTTAAGCATACAACTAACTTCTGTTCGGTGCAGATAGCTTCTCAAAATTGTGTATTTTGGCCAACAATTTCAtacttgccgcctctgtggtgtagcggttagcgtgattaactgccacacccagaggctcgggttcgattcccggctctgctacgaaatttgaagaatggtgagggctggaacggggtcaactcagactcgggaggtcgaatgaatagagggggttcgattcttacttcagccatcttcgaagtggttttccgtggtttccgacctctcctccaggcaaatcccgagaTAGTAccgtaaaggccacggccgcttccgatcttaccatccccctacaaggcccctgttcagcatagcatgtgaggccgcctaggcgagataCTGGTCTTGCTCTTTAGTTATACTATCCCCCGACCCATgtttcacgcttcaggacactgccccttGAGGCTGTACAGCTGGGATCTTTCGCTGAGTTTGAGgaggaaaccaaccctggatggtgagaaataaaacaataataataattataataataataataataataataagttatctACCTTAAGCATACAAGTAATTTCTGTTCGGGGCAGAGCTTCTCGAAATTGTGTATTTtggccaacaatttcatccttgatgagattatgAAAGTACATTAATTGAATTCTTCTTTATTCAGCCTGATGTACATTTGAAATCTTTCTGAATGTCCATTTAGGTCCCTTACTAAATTATGATACGTCAACCTTTCCTTCCCTCCGCAAATTCGTTTCATGTACCCTCCTTTGCGGCAGACAGGAGGTCTAttcatggcaaaaaaaaaaaaaaaaatccagcacaTGCAATTAAAAATTCATCAGAATCCGATGAACTGAATGTATGAACGTAGCTTGCCATCGGACGAAGTACAGTATACTGTGATCTGTGAACATGGTGAGAGCGTGTTTCCTTTCTCTACGCCTCATGTAGTGATATCATCATCTTAGCTCGACATTTGACTCACGTCAGCGTTCACGCAAAGTTACAAACTTACAATAGTGTGTTGTGTACCCGCCTTGAATTACCTTGTGCGGTTTGAAGCGGCGCAATTAAATTGCCACCAGGAGCTGCTGCCATCTGGAGAACTCGCATGAAACTGTATGTTGTGTAGCCAGAGCTAGCTTgagcgacgtatcaagtcggcTGTGTGCAGCGTTATCTGTTCGCGAAACATACACTCTAGTCGACGCTCCTCTGTTTGTGCTGCCATCTGAGACCTTGCATGGAACTGTGTAATAATACTGCAAGCCCGTTCATACAGTGCTGCTCTCTAGCGCCAAATGGAATAACCCTCATTTCGGACGGTTATATCAgatggcgtccgcctctgtggagtaatGGTTAGTGTGTTTAACTGGCAaccacagaggcccgggttcgattcctggctctgccacgaaatttgaaaagtggtacgaggtctggaacggggtccacttagcctcgggaggtcaactgagtagagcgggcttcgattacctcctcagccatcctcgaaatggttttacgtatttccccacttcttctccagacaaatgccgggatggtacctaacttaagaccatggccgcttccttccctcttctttgcctacccATTCCAATCTCCTCATTCcatccttcacaaggcccctgttcagcatagcaggcgaagccgctagggcgaggtactggtccttctcccaagtTGTATATCCCTGCTCAAATGTTTCACTCTCCAGGACTCTGccgttgaggcggtggaggtgggatccctcactgagaccgagggaaaaaccaatcctagatggtaaaataataataataataataataataataataataataataataataataataataataataataataacaattagggggcggatttctatgacaagtcatattttatGCATTAACATTTATCATATAGTCTTGTATTtgcaacacgtttccaagcatgataatcaaaattcaacaggttttattgggctaataaatgcctatttgatctcttttttattttcttgtataatttgaacaatatctcattATAACAGCATATTTTTGTAACTTCGTTTTTTAAAATTCAGAGTAaggtctagaaattatttttcaagatATACTGGAATATACTGAAGAAGCAATGATAAGTACCAGGGAGGTGAGACACCTCCCTGCAAAATACACTATGGTATGGATTGTTTCTAGCAGGTAAGAGCTATTGTTTGCTggttgggtcaattcctggaaactggGCTATTGTCTTCACGGAAGCAAGATCAATTCTGTAGTTATTTGTCTGcaaatttccaggaattttctccaaatgATTTAATTCTATTCAAGTACTCTGCCGTTATATCATATGATGTAGAAAGAAGTTTTCTCGCTGCAAAACGATACTCAGCGAGCGACAACAGGATCGGATGCTCATTGAGTGACCTTGAGATGCATGTGTCCATAAACTGCAACAatcctgataatggagactagatcaggtatgaaagctcCATTCAAATGCAGTGTAACCTTAAGGATTTCATGAACTATTTGGCAATATAGTTGATTTTTAGGTTACCGGTAAGGTTTTCGAAGAATTGACACTATTTTAACTTTACATTAATTGCAGCccgtagcaatcgtaataaaagtgtttctgtatGCAATGTAGGATATTCACTaagtaatattttgaattttataggtcatatttttatggttttcaggtcATAAATGCATATATATTTCATACactttaggtcatagaaatctgccctcccccccaataataataataataataataataataataataataataataataataatatcagacggTACGTGAAAGGTTTTTTTGTTCCTCCTGAGGATCGACATTTAATAAGACTGCCTTGAAAATAATTTTTCTCTATCCTTTTAGACCG is drawn from Anabrus simplex isolate iqAnaSimp1 chromosome 1, ASM4041472v1, whole genome shotgun sequence and contains these coding sequences:
- the LOC136871281 gene encoding uncharacterized protein, translating into MEETLIELVRVHANLYDTGSINYRNQQMRHEAWEEIGKELKMTAQNAKETWDKLRRCYLNALSRRRTKRSVDDAKKITPWKFELQMAFLLPFMEKRDSQSYAAISEDAVTTDNLTEDVTTDDETAEHSTGETGTAEEPSCSQESKHDVIGNFGNVQSANRRKRPRNEAMAAEIIKIMNEIKDMKKEKIARRQEREHMDDTDKFFLHMAGITKTLPPIQQTKIKLLISNAVLQAQIKCQESSSTSDPQFFSCVTCTL